The bacterium sequence ACGACCCTCTCCCTGACCGGGCGAAGACGCCTGCACGGCCGGACCTTTGGAAGCGACTCGTAACGAGTGATGAATGGAACTTGAAGTGTTGCCAATAAGCGGTTAGAGACCGACCATGGCGCGCAGCGTTCTCACCCTGAAGTACCGACCGCAGCGTTTCGACGAACTCCTCGTGCAAGATCATGTCCGTGATACGATGAAACGTGCAGTCGAGAAGAACCGTCTGGCCAATGCCTATCTGTTCTGCGGACCTCGCGGCGTAGGCAAGACGACCACTGCCCGAATCCTTGCGAAGAGTTTGAACTGCGAAAAGGGACCCACCGTATCTCCATGCGGAGTCTGTTCCGCTTGCGTCGAGATAGCCAACGGACGCAGCTTGGATGTGATTGAGATTGACGGCGCATCGAATCGGAAGATCGATGACGTCCGCGAACTCAGAGAGAATATTAAGTACTTGCCGACCGCCGGCAGGTTCAAGATCTACATCATCGACGAAGTCCACATGCTGACCACGGAGTCGTTCAACGCCCTGTTGAAGACCCTTGAGGAACCGCCGGCTCACGCCAAGTTCATTTTCGCCACGACCGCTGCGCAGGACGTACCGGCGACTATCGTTTCTCGCTGCCAGCGGTTCGACTTCCGCCGGGCAACCCCGGCCGAGATCAAGGACCGCCTGGCCTGGCTGGCACAGCGGGAGAACATCAAGGCAGTTGACTCGGCGCTGATGGCGATAGCTCGCCGGGCAGACGGAGCCATCCGAGACGGTGAGGGCATTCTCGACCAACTGGCCGCCTACCGGCCGGAAGGAATCGAACTCAGGGACGTGGAAGAACTGCTCGGCCTCGTGCCGGCAGAAGTCTTCTTCGACTATGCGGACCTCGTGCTAACAGGCAACGGCCCGGGTCTGCTGACCTTCCTGGCGCGGCTCTTCGAGTCAGGCTATGACCACGTTGAATTCTACTCCGGATTGGTGCTGCACTTTCGCAACCTGCTTGTGTTGGAGATCGGTGGACCGGAGGCAAACCTCAGTCTGCTGCCGGATGAGATTGGGCGCATGACGCGCCAAGCCAAATCGTTCGGTCGCGGCGACCTGCTGAAGTTGCTCTCCGGCATAACCCAGTACGAATCTCAGGCCGCGACGACCCAATATCCTCGAGTGCTGCTTGAAGTCATGTCGCTGGAATTGGCATCGGAACGCTCTGGCCATGCAGAAACCGCGACACGTGAGTCAGCCGTCGAGAATACCGATGCTGCGGTTGCCGCTGACCGGCCGAAGGACCTGAACGCGCTGTGGGTTGAGCTACGACTTCGCACGAACGCGCATGAACCGCTGCTGGCAGGATTTCTTGATCTGGCGACGCCCGTGTCCCTGAGCAGCGACGTGCTGACAGTCTCGCTGCCCGCGAAGCAGAAGCCGGCAGCCGAAAAGCTCGAGGACAGCAAGATGTACCTGACCGCGACGTTGACGGCAATCGCAGGCCGACCAATCAGACTTCATGTTCAGCTGACGCGGAAGCCCGAGCCGGACGCGACACGAGAACGAGTCAGCCGGATCTTGGGCGAAGTTGATGAAAGGGAGCAGCGTTGAAGCGCTCACTGGAGCAACTCGTCTCTGCGCTGGTGAAGCTGCCGGGAATCGGTCGCAAGACCGCTCAGCGTATTGCTTTCTATCTGCTCCGGCAACCGGACGTCGCCCGGGAGATGGCCGATTCAATCGTTGAGGCCAGCTCCAAGCTGCGGCCCTGCCCGGTCTGTTTCAGCCTGACCGAGGAACAGCGATGCGAGGTGTGCTCTGACCCAACTCGGGATCATTCCGTCGTTTGCGTGGTCGAGGAACCGGCCGACGTGCTGACCATGGAGCAATCGGGCCGGCACCGCGGAGCGTACCACGTGCTGGGAGGAATCCTGTCGCCGATCGACAACATCGGCCCGGACGACCTCCACGTAAGGGAGCTGATCGCGCGCGCCGCGGCAGGTCTCCACGAGGTTATCATCGCGACCAACCCGACAACCGAAGGCGAGGCAACCGCCATCTACATCGCCGAGCAGTTGAAGCCTACCGGGGTACACGTGACCCGCATTGCCCGCGGCCTGCCGGTCGGGTCCGACCTCGACCTGGCCGATAGTGAAACCATCCTGCGCGCGCTCGAGGGCCGGCGCGAGCTTCCCTGAATCCGG is a genomic window containing:
- the dnaX gene encoding DNA polymerase III subunit gamma/tau; translated protein: MARSVLTLKYRPQRFDELLVQDHVRDTMKRAVEKNRLANAYLFCGPRGVGKTTTARILAKSLNCEKGPTVSPCGVCSACVEIANGRSLDVIEIDGASNRKIDDVRELRENIKYLPTAGRFKIYIIDEVHMLTTESFNALLKTLEEPPAHAKFIFATTAAQDVPATIVSRCQRFDFRRATPAEIKDRLAWLAQRENIKAVDSALMAIARRADGAIRDGEGILDQLAAYRPEGIELRDVEELLGLVPAEVFFDYADLVLTGNGPGLLTFLARLFESGYDHVEFYSGLVLHFRNLLVLEIGGPEANLSLLPDEIGRMTRQAKSFGRGDLLKLLSGITQYESQAATTQYPRVLLEVMSLELASERSGHAETATRESAVENTDAAVAADRPKDLNALWVELRLRTNAHEPLLAGFLDLATPVSLSSDVLTVSLPAKQKPAAEKLEDSKMYLTATLTAIAGRPIRLHVQLTRKPEPDATRERVSRILGEVDEREQR
- the recR gene encoding recombination mediator RecR, which encodes MKRSLEQLVSALVKLPGIGRKTAQRIAFYLLRQPDVAREMADSIVEASSKLRPCPVCFSLTEEQRCEVCSDPTRDHSVVCVVEEPADVLTMEQSGRHRGAYHVLGGILSPIDNIGPDDLHVRELIARAAAGLHEVIIATNPTTEGEATAIYIAEQLKPTGVHVTRIARGLPVGSDLDLADSETILRALEGRRELP